A single Alphaproteobacteria bacterium DNA region contains:
- a CDS encoding tetratricopeptide repeat protein has product MEYDGLNTRSARSLFQQAAACHKAGDLVAARRKYQQVLKREPYLVEASYHLGMALVGAGAYGKAISQLGWTLVLEPGHRDALFALARTLQITGREGQAIERFHALVSEVPDHAEAWHALGVTQKALGRLDDAEASWRRTVELAPLQGETRALLGSLLQSLGREAEGEAELDRAQALDPDNPGILCLIADGYRGAGRWPQAEALYDRALATEPGHVGASTGKALALAARGEAAAATMLLEPIIATGSTVVDLALAYAEVVPAERTRAAIGLLNRALKPGPPPGAERRALLFALGDLCDRANIAVRAFAAYQSANALAQGHFDGALFERQVSARMEAFGPDAIRPQAAKENGPAPLLLLVGLPGGGVDLVAATLTRHPGVRLLPAAPLPHHDDPRPDNPTAADLAAAAAALAPDLADGDERLAVLPLEVLDLGLATLCWPGVRVIHGNRDALDAGLHCFSHDLGPAGAFAADLDLLTMRFAAERRLLEHWQEVLDMQFLEVAYERLLRRSQETLGALFDFCRLDWHDACLEPAAAAESPGRHRRYARHLRRLRLALED; this is encoded by the coding sequence ATGGAATACGACGGGCTTAACACGCGGAGCGCCCGCAGCCTCTTCCAACAAGCCGCCGCCTGTCACAAGGCGGGCGATTTGGTTGCCGCCCGCCGAAAATACCAACAGGTGCTCAAGCGCGAGCCCTATTTGGTTGAGGCGTCATACCACCTGGGCATGGCCCTGGTGGGGGCTGGCGCCTATGGCAAAGCGATATCCCAACTCGGCTGGACTTTAGTGCTGGAACCCGGACACCGAGATGCGCTTTTTGCCCTGGCCCGGACGCTGCAGATCACCGGCCGCGAGGGACAGGCCATAGAACGTTTCCACGCTCTGGTCAGTGAGGTTCCAGATCACGCCGAAGCCTGGCACGCCTTGGGGGTGACTCAAAAGGCGCTTGGCCGACTGGACGATGCGGAGGCGAGTTGGCGCCGGACCGTCGAACTGGCACCACTGCAGGGCGAGACCCGGGCGCTGCTGGGCAGCCTGCTGCAGAGCCTGGGCCGGGAGGCCGAGGGCGAGGCCGAACTCGACCGCGCCCAGGCCCTGGATCCGGACAATCCCGGAATCCTCTGCCTGATCGCCGACGGCTACCGGGGGGCCGGCCGCTGGCCCCAGGCGGAGGCACTCTACGATCGCGCCCTGGCCACCGAACCCGGCCACGTCGGAGCGTCCACCGGGAAAGCCTTAGCTCTGGCGGCGCGGGGCGAGGCCGCCGCCGCCACGATGCTTCTCGAACCCATCATCGCCACCGGTTCGACCGTGGTCGATCTGGCGCTGGCCTACGCCGAGGTGGTGCCGGCCGAGCGCACGCGAGCCGCCATCGGGCTGCTCAACCGGGCCCTCAAGCCGGGGCCGCCGCCGGGCGCCGAACGTCGGGCGCTGCTCTTTGCGCTCGGCGATCTTTGCGACCGGGCCAACATTGCCGTCCGCGCCTTCGCCGCTTACCAAAGCGCCAACGCCCTGGCCCAGGGGCATTTCGATGGCGCCCTCTTCGAACGCCAGGTGAGCGCCCGTATGGAGGCCTTCGGCCCTGATGCCATCAGACCCCAAGCCGCCAAAGAGAACGGCCCGGCGCCGCTGCTGCTGCTGGTCGGCCTGCCTGGTGGCGGCGTCGATCTGGTGGCCGCCACCTTGACCCGCCATCCGGGGGTGAGGTTGCTGCCGGCGGCACCACTTCCGCACCACGACGATCCCCGGCCGGACAATCCGACGGCGGCCGACCTGGCGGCGGCGGCGGCGGCGCTGGCCCCCGATCTCGCTGACGGCGACGAGCGCCTGGCGGTGCTGCCGCTGGAGGTCCTCGATCTGGGCCTGGCGACGTTGTGCTGGCCGGGCGTCCGAGTGATCCACGGCAACCGCGACGCCCTGGATGCCGGCCTGCACTGCTTCAGCCACGACCTCGGGCCGGCCGGCGCCTTCGCCGCCGACCTGGACTTGCTGACCATGCGCTTCGCCGCCGAGCGGCGCCTGCTCGAGCACTGGCAGGAGGTTCTCGATATGCAGTTCCTCGAGGTGGCCTACGAGCGCCTGCTGCGGCGCAGCCAGGAAACCTTGGGGGCACTCTTTGATTTTTGCCGCCTTGATTGGCACGACGCCTGCCTGGAGCCGGCGGCAGCGGCCGAAAGCCCGGGACGTCACCGCCGCTACGCCCGGCATTTACGCCGTCTCAGGCTGGCATTGGAGGATTAA
- a CDS encoding helix-turn-helix transcriptional regulator, which produces MRKVFLTVFSDPTRQLSLAQCAGGLGLSGRTLQRRLAAAGAGFKDVVALARLEVAARNLVETATPLVEVGFLAGYSDQAHFSREFRRGAGMNPSSFRDLAGSSLETP; this is translated from the coding sequence TTGCGCAAGGTTTTTCTGACCGTTTTCAGCGATCCCACGAGGCAACTCAGTCTGGCCCAGTGTGCCGGCGGCCTGGGTCTTTCGGGACGTACCTTGCAAAGACGTTTGGCTGCCGCCGGCGCGGGCTTCAAGGACGTCGTTGCTTTGGCTCGGCTGGAGGTGGCGGCACGCAACTTGGTCGAAACGGCGACGCCCCTGGTCGAGGTCGGCTTCCTGGCCGGCTACAGCGACCAGGCCCATTTCTCGCGGGAGTTTCGCCGCGGCGCGGGCATGAACCCGTCGTCGTTCCGGGATCTGGCAGGGAGCAGTCTGGAAACGCCTTAA
- a CDS encoding molybdopterin-dependent oxidoreductase translates to MRDISRRKLLKALGWTAGGIIVFGGAGSALAFPAFPHRGAPTAEDAAAWLSLRPDGTIEVYSPRAEIGQGIAVALRQIVAEETGVALDLVRCIAPDTGLINPARATVGSDSIKDYGPLLAQAAALAAAMRARAATLLGVAAASLTLAEAGFQAASGTRVAFSRLAEGKPLIIDEEAVAAARPQALQPGKAHTIVGKPQPSDGIKALVTAAAPIFADDVRLPDMVFGAQVRPGLIEGEIAAVDDRPCRGIAGYLGLHRDGDFIGMLAERRGALKRAMSVLEIKLKPSRKVSETVIAKAMNVDTALADGALEHVLEDDDMEPAADYDVDLVLQVPMAGHVAMEPRTAVARFDDDGKLEIWSGTQDVFFVRDTVANELDLSEETVVVHGMRTGGAFGGKTLCIVELEAARLARAVGRPVKVQWSRREEFANAFQRPPSSHRIRARLAPDGGIEAWWHAFRSGHVIFTSAAMGRFLQFATSFVADPGSKRGALAPYRARRRRIEFEDVRLPVPTGPWRGLGAGPNNWAIETAIDALARRAGRDPVDFRLAALAGHKPRLAAVLKTVAEHSNWSSRRSGAGRGWGVACGVYKGMSYAAVVAEIAMQEAAVPRLRRLWCAHDCGLVVNPDQVKAQIEGNLVWGIGMALHEKLRLSEGRIAAESHADYAVARYSDVPEIDIALVGEKNAPSGAGETAIVAGAAAITNAIAALTGATVTSLPYDREAG, encoded by the coding sequence ATGAGGGATATCTCCCGCCGCAAACTCCTGAAGGCGCTAGGCTGGACTGCCGGTGGCATCATCGTATTCGGAGGCGCGGGCAGCGCCCTGGCGTTCCCGGCATTTCCCCATCGCGGCGCGCCGACGGCCGAAGATGCCGCCGCCTGGCTGAGCCTGCGCCCGGACGGCACCATCGAGGTTTACTCACCGCGGGCGGAAATCGGTCAGGGCATCGCCGTTGCGCTGCGTCAGATCGTGGCCGAGGAAACCGGTGTGGCACTGGATCTCGTGCGCTGTATTGCACCCGACACCGGGCTGATCAACCCGGCCCGGGCCACCGTGGGATCGGATTCCATAAAGGACTACGGTCCCCTGCTGGCCCAGGCGGCGGCCCTGGCCGCAGCCATGCGGGCGCGGGCGGCCACTCTGCTCGGCGTCGCCGCCGCTTCGCTGACCCTCGCGGAGGCTGGATTCCAGGCCGCGTCAGGGACTCGGGTGGCGTTCTCCCGTCTCGCCGAGGGCAAGCCATTGATCATCGACGAAGAGGCCGTGGCGGCTGCAAGACCACAGGCCCTGCAGCCCGGCAAGGCGCATACGATCGTCGGTAAGCCTCAACCCAGCGATGGCATCAAGGCCCTGGTGACGGCGGCGGCGCCGATCTTTGCCGACGACGTTCGTCTTCCCGACATGGTCTTCGGTGCCCAGGTCCGACCCGGATTGATCGAGGGCGAAATCGCCGCGGTCGATGATCGCCCTTGCCGCGGGATTGCCGGATATCTGGGCCTGCACCGCGATGGCGACTTCATCGGCATGTTGGCGGAGCGCCGTGGCGCTTTGAAGCGCGCCATGAGCGTGCTCGAAATCAAGCTCAAGCCAAGCCGCAAGGTCAGCGAGACCGTCATCGCCAAGGCCATGAACGTCGATACCGCGTTGGCTGACGGGGCGCTGGAGCACGTGCTGGAGGACGACGACATGGAGCCGGCGGCGGACTATGACGTCGACCTGGTTCTGCAAGTGCCCATGGCCGGGCACGTCGCCATGGAACCCAGAACCGCCGTGGCCCGCTTCGACGACGACGGCAAGCTGGAAATCTGGAGCGGCACGCAGGATGTCTTCTTCGTGCGTGACACCGTTGCCAACGAGCTTGACCTTTCAGAGGAGACCGTGGTGGTTCACGGCATGCGTACGGGCGGTGCCTTTGGCGGCAAAACGCTTTGTATTGTCGAGCTGGAGGCGGCCCGCCTGGCCCGTGCCGTTGGGCGGCCGGTCAAGGTTCAGTGGTCGCGACGGGAAGAGTTCGCCAACGCCTTTCAGCGGCCGCCATCCAGCCATCGCATACGGGCGCGGCTGGCGCCGGATGGCGGTATCGAGGCCTGGTGGCACGCCTTTCGTTCCGGCCACGTGATATTCACCTCGGCCGCCATGGGACGCTTTCTCCAGTTCGCCACCAGCTTCGTCGCCGATCCCGGCAGCAAGCGCGGTGCGCTCGCGCCCTACCGGGCCCGGCGGCGGCGGATCGAATTCGAGGATGTGCGACTGCCGGTTCCCACCGGTCCCTGGCGCGGCCTTGGCGCCGGACCGAACAACTGGGCCATCGAGACCGCCATCGACGCGCTGGCACGCCGGGCCGGACGCGATCCAGTGGATTTTCGCCTGGCCGCCCTGGCCGGCCACAAGCCGCGGCTGGCCGCTGTCCTGAAGACGGTGGCAGAGCATTCGAACTGGTCTTCACGGCGTTCGGGCGCGGGCCGCGGTTGGGGTGTTGCCTGTGGCGTCTACAAGGGCATGTCCTATGCCGCCGTGGTGGCGGAAATCGCCATGCAGGAGGCCGCCGTTCCACGCCTCCGCCGGCTCTGGTGCGCCCATGACTGCGGCTTGGTGGTCAACCCGGATCAGGTCAAGGCGCAGATCGAGGGCAACCTGGTTTGGGGCATCGGTATGGCGCTGCATGAGAAACTGCGGCTGAGCGAGGGACGCATCGCGGCCGAAAGTCACGCCGATTACGCCGTGGCGCGTTATTCCGACGTGCCGGAGATCGACATTGCCCTGGTTGGCGAGAAGAATGCGCCCAGTGGAGCGGGCGAGACGGCGATCGTGGCCGGCGCCGCGGCGATCACCAACGCCATTGCGGCACTGACGGGAGCCACCGTCACTTCGCTGCCCTATGATCGCGAAGCCGGCTGA
- a CDS encoding (2Fe-2S)-binding protein, with translation MNFSLNGRPVVSPSAMDDDPLLYVLRDGFGLLGPKFGCGVGACGACTVLVDGAAERSCQLTPKDVDGRTIVTLEGLGAGRRDGLHAVQRAWIEASVPQCGYCQNGQIMTAAALLAADPKAGPETIAAAMDGVICRCGTQARIRQAIALVQANGGRDM, from the coding sequence ATGAATTTTTCGCTCAACGGCCGGCCGGTCGTATCGCCCTCGGCAATGGACGATGATCCGCTGCTCTACGTACTGCGCGATGGATTCGGTCTGCTGGGACCCAAGTTCGGCTGCGGCGTCGGTGCCTGCGGCGCCTGCACGGTGCTGGTCGATGGCGCCGCCGAGCGCTCCTGCCAACTCACCCCAAAAGACGTCGACGGCCGGACGATCGTCACCCTCGAAGGCCTGGGCGCCGGGCGGCGCGACGGCCTGCATGCCGTGCAACGGGCCTGGATCGAGGCCAGCGTGCCGCAATGCGGCTACTGCCAGAACGGCCAGATCATGACCGCCGCCGCACTGCTTGCCGCCGACCCCAAGGCCGGGCCGGAGACCATCGCGGCGGCGATGGACGGGGTGATCTGCCGCTGCGGCACCCAGGCCCGAATTCGCCAGGCCATAGCGCTGGTGCAGGCCAACGGCGGGAGGGACATGTGA
- a CDS encoding glycosyltransferase family 9 protein gives MARRTTGKGKGSHRSSTPLLEFSANQPFRFSQQNASPTTAQEGVSGERYLTSLSQFSNRVVAANPQVFRILAAHRRIPVLAPERWAETGFRGRRVLFLLPSQALGGNVATLLFLEAFAGRHRPAGLGVFCAGSTADIYLLSERVEVHTLWLGRRQLKRYDVVIDLGQLENRRDIEIWPVDMEADLLAAFGLEPSPRYPARARPFAPKAKPHFGLLPLASSPLRTLPVALTEALSQALVAEGEVTLCLNRSQHQGVLYARELKHRLPAGVTVIDGFASIGELLAAIDGFDYAVLADSGPAHMAKLFATPGVAVYTSAPGEVLQGRFENLRRFAVDFQGPRCTAPCGLAKLRQTAAGAVGCMASLDVDLEDLPTTPKGQDAEAVERLVLHEPVPCVAALSDQRMALVDFVRADLAERIAAGGAS, from the coding sequence GTGGCGCGCCGCACCACAGGGAAAGGCAAAGGCAGCCATCGGAGCTCGACGCCGCTGCTCGAATTTAGCGCCAACCAGCCCTTCCGCTTCAGCCAGCAAAACGCCTCGCCGACGACGGCCCAGGAAGGCGTCAGCGGCGAGCGATACTTGACCTCGCTGAGCCAGTTCTCAAACCGCGTGGTGGCGGCCAATCCCCAGGTCTTCCGCATCCTGGCCGCCCATCGCCGCATCCCCGTGCTGGCGCCCGAGCGCTGGGCCGAGACCGGCTTTCGCGGCCGGCGGGTGCTGTTTCTGCTGCCCTCGCAGGCGCTGGGGGGCAACGTCGCCACATTGCTTTTTCTCGAGGCTTTCGCCGGCCGCCACCGGCCGGCCGGCCTGGGTGTCTTCTGCGCCGGCTCGACGGCCGATATCTACCTGCTTTCCGAACGCGTCGAGGTGCATACGCTGTGGCTGGGGCGGCGCCAGCTCAAGCGCTACGACGTGGTCATCGATCTCGGCCAGCTCGAGAACCGGCGCGACATCGAGATCTGGCCGGTCGACATGGAGGCCGACCTGTTGGCCGCCTTCGGCCTCGAGCCGAGCCCGCGCTATCCGGCCCGGGCACGGCCATTTGCGCCCAAGGCCAAGCCGCACTTCGGCCTGCTGCCGCTGGCTTCGTCGCCGCTGCGCACCCTGCCGGTGGCGCTCACGGAAGCACTCTCTCAGGCCCTGGTCGCGGAGGGCGAGGTGACGCTATGCCTCAACCGCAGCCAGCACCAGGGCGTGCTCTATGCCCGCGAGCTCAAGCACCGGCTGCCGGCCGGCGTGACGGTGATCGACGGCTTCGCCTCGATCGGCGAGCTGCTGGCGGCCATCGACGGCTTCGACTATGCCGTACTGGCCGATTCCGGCCCGGCCCACATGGCCAAACTTTTCGCCACCCCCGGGGTCGCCGTCTACACCTCGGCGCCCGGTGAGGTCTTGCAGGGCCGCTTCGAGAACCTGCGCCGCTTCGCGGTCGACTTCCAGGGTCCGCGTTGCACCGCACCTTGCGGCCTGGCCAAGCTGCGCCAGACGGCGGCCGGGGCAGTGGGCTGCATGGCTTCGCTGGACGTCGATCTCGAGGATCTGCCGACGACACCCAAAGGCCAGGACGCCGAGGCGGTGGAACGCCTGGTATTGCACGAGCCGGTGCCCTGCGTCGCGGCCCTGTCGGACCAGCGCATGGCGCTGGTCGATTTCGTCCGGGCCGACCTGGCGGAACGCATAGCAGCCGGCGGCGCCAGCTAG
- the cysC gene encoding adenylyl-sulfate kinase: MTAEHEPLRIALVGPAADQALAQRLEAAGRAPGAILLAAGDASSLLAGGAADAALIWLAAGDDVAAIASLVPLLDWLGLARASVVAVEVDGDAERLAAALSAWRQAAPAGNEAPLAAVPVNAAGERPAWYEGPGLVEALARLEAMTERRPPPFRLLVEAGESAPPGTSLAGRLLGGQAAVGDEIVLSPSNQVARISALAGGERLVLELDRAVSAEAGEIVSLTGDAPIETDVFRARFQWQEATELEVGDELELELCGRHTPVRVQSLEAVIGRPPPATAVAKGELAEAILRSYTMLALDAFAHSPASGRFSLLRQGQVVGRGIVSMAGYADQRDLVTVRATNVTRVPHTVTTEARTRLNGHRGGVLWFTGLSASGKSTLAVEVERQLFARDFQVYVLDGDNIRHGLNANLGFSPEDRSENIRRVGEVAALFARAGFIALTAFISPYRSDRQRAREAAEGDFHEIFVDADLAACEERDPKGLYKRARDGEIPDFTGISAPYEAPESPELAVDTVNHDVAACVEQIIDYIESELGTEAAQRRSAG, encoded by the coding sequence ATGACCGCCGAACATGAGCCGCTTCGCATTGCCTTGGTGGGACCCGCCGCCGACCAGGCCCTGGCGCAGCGCCTGGAAGCTGCCGGCCGGGCGCCCGGGGCGATTCTTTTGGCGGCCGGAGACGCCAGTTCCCTGTTGGCCGGCGGTGCGGCCGACGCTGCCCTGATCTGGCTGGCGGCAGGTGATGATGTTGCCGCCATCGCCAGCTTGGTGCCGCTTCTGGATTGGCTGGGACTGGCCCGGGCCAGCGTCGTCGCCGTCGAGGTCGACGGTGACGCCGAACGCCTGGCGGCGGCGCTGTCCGCCTGGCGCCAGGCCGCGCCGGCCGGCAACGAAGCACCGCTGGCGGCCGTACCGGTGAACGCCGCGGGTGAACGGCCGGCCTGGTACGAGGGACCTGGGCTGGTCGAGGCATTGGCTCGCCTGGAGGCCATGACAGAGCGGCGGCCGCCGCCGTTCAGGCTGCTGGTCGAGGCTGGCGAAAGCGCCCCGCCCGGCACCAGCCTGGCCGGGCGGCTGCTCGGCGGCCAAGCCGCGGTGGGCGACGAGATCGTGCTCTCGCCTTCCAACCAGGTGGCCCGCATCAGCGCCCTGGCAGGCGGTGAGCGCCTGGTGCTCGAGCTCGATCGTGCGGTCAGCGCCGAGGCCGGCGAAATCGTTAGCCTGACCGGCGACGCGCCCATCGAAACCGACGTCTTTCGTGCCCGCTTCCAGTGGCAGGAGGCAACGGAGCTGGAGGTCGGCGATGAGCTCGAGCTGGAGCTTTGCGGCCGCCACACGCCGGTGCGGGTGCAGTCGCTGGAGGCCGTGATCGGCCGCCCGCCGCCAGCGACCGCGGTGGCAAAGGGCGAACTGGCCGAGGCCATCCTGCGCAGCTACACCATGCTCGCCCTCGATGCTTTCGCGCACAGCCCGGCCAGCGGCCGTTTTTCCCTTTTGCGCCAGGGCCAGGTGGTGGGCCGGGGCATCGTCAGCATGGCTGGCTATGCCGATCAGCGCGACCTGGTCACCGTGCGCGCTACCAACGTCACCCGCGTTCCCCACACCGTGACCACCGAGGCCCGAACCCGGCTCAACGGCCATCGCGGCGGCGTGCTTTGGTTCACCGGCCTCTCGGCCTCGGGCAAGTCGACGCTGGCGGTCGAGGTCGAACGCCAGCTCTTTGCCCGCGACTTCCAGGTCTACGTACTGGATGGTGACAACATCCGCCACGGCCTCAATGCCAATCTGGGATTCTCGCCCGAGGACCGCTCGGAGAACATCCGCCGGGTCGGCGAGGTGGCGGCGCTGTTCGCCCGCGCCGGCTTCATCGCACTGACCGCTTTCATCTCGCCCTACCGTTCCGACCGCCAGCGGGCGCGAGAGGCGGCCGAGGGGGATTTCCACGAGATTTTCGTCGACGCCGATCTGGCGGCCTGCGAGGAGCGCGACCCCAAGGGCCTATACAAACGCGCCCGAGACGGCGAGATCCCCGATTTCACCGGCATCTCGGCACCCTATGAGGCGCCCGAGAGCCCGGAGCTGGCGGTCGATACCGTCAACCACGACGTGGCTGCCTGTGTCGAGCAGATCATCGACTATATCGAGAGCGAACTCGGCACCGAGGCGGCACAGCGGCGTTCGGCGGGGTAG
- a CDS encoding sulfotransferase domain-containing protein: protein MSDSRPLPPGQKVAIFGLNDWSAYYAQLLERVGFPVAFYIADDGPADVEGVPVHAEAEAAAAHFAAGQPPLIIASRSPDRSSTAFELGAVAAINKWGLEGRILHPAFIKAYLAAPFPTGVALFGYPSSGNTVIGHLLYEILLLRLGDEEPEIDLTTNLLRILCNEHMNFLTGALVTLCRGLGIWVTQHRQIGLGGLDLAMSGGPYRPSADERGFASEKFLYVAGLRAHSQLAAYRFETHHKPSAAILDEMDALNYTSVAVCRHPLDVLVSLAAKYWRPPDAVLHDLGWFRCQAAALAEWFQCALANRGRLHFARYEDLMAEPAAAVQALGQLLGLALDETESRDLAERYLNRTLQQAGSADAVMGRSHLWAPGTGQVAALADLGPPSHPGRPGLWRVAGRTRLRSRFRLPPRGPALCRRDLDEPDLAGLVRLHRPPHPRQRHRLPPRKLPKPRATRSRPDARFERPGIPRCPGAAARDALLEPDFPGHLKAGYPAERRCAASVPSSLSI from the coding sequence ATGTCGGATTCTCGTCCCTTGCCGCCCGGCCAGAAGGTGGCAATCTTCGGCCTCAACGACTGGAGCGCCTATTACGCGCAACTGCTCGAACGGGTGGGCTTTCCCGTGGCCTTCTACATCGCCGACGACGGCCCGGCCGACGTCGAGGGCGTGCCGGTGCATGCCGAGGCCGAGGCCGCGGCGGCACACTTTGCCGCCGGCCAGCCACCACTGATCATCGCCAGCCGCTCGCCGGACCGCTCGAGCACGGCCTTCGAGCTGGGCGCCGTGGCGGCCATCAACAAATGGGGGCTCGAGGGCAGGATTTTGCACCCCGCCTTCATCAAGGCCTACCTGGCCGCACCCTTTCCCACCGGCGTGGCGCTGTTTGGCTATCCCAGCAGCGGCAACACGGTAATCGGGCATTTGCTTTACGAAATCTTGCTGCTCCGGCTGGGGGACGAGGAGCCGGAGATCGACCTCACCACCAACCTGTTGCGCATCCTCTGTAACGAGCACATGAATTTCCTCACCGGTGCCCTGGTGACGCTCTGCCGCGGCCTCGGCATCTGGGTCACCCAGCATCGCCAGATCGGCTTGGGCGGCCTAGACCTGGCCATGAGCGGCGGCCCCTACCGGCCCAGTGCCGACGAACGCGGATTTGCCTCGGAAAAGTTCCTTTACGTGGCGGGCTTGCGCGCCCACAGCCAACTGGCGGCCTATCGCTTCGAAACCCACCATAAACCCAGCGCCGCCATCCTCGACGAGATGGATGCGCTCAACTACACCTCCGTCGCCGTCTGCCGCCACCCGCTCGACGTGCTGGTCTCGCTGGCCGCCAAGTACTGGCGCCCGCCCGACGCCGTCTTACACGACCTTGGCTGGTTCCGCTGCCAGGCGGCGGCGCTGGCCGAATGGTTCCAGTGCGCGCTGGCCAACCGGGGACGGCTCCACTTCGCCCGCTACGAGGATCTGATGGCCGAGCCGGCGGCGGCGGTGCAGGCGCTGGGCCAACTGCTCGGCCTGGCGCTCGACGAAACAGAGTCCCGCGACCTCGCCGAGCGCTACCTCAACCGCACCCTGCAGCAGGCGGGCTCGGCCGACGCCGTGATGGGCCGCAGCCACCTCTGGGCGCCGGGCACGGGGCAAGTGGCGGCGCTGGCTGACCTCGGCCCACCGTCCCATCCTGGAAGACCTGGGCTATGGCGAGTTGCTGGCCGAACTCGGTTACGATCCCGATTTCGCCTCCCACCTCGAGGCCCCGCCCTTTGCCGGCGAGATCTCGATGAACCCGACCTGGCTGGCCTGGTACGACTACACCGTCCACCGCACCCAAGGCAGCGACATCGTCTTCCGCCACGAAAGCTGCCAAAGCCGCGAGCTACCCGGTCCCGGCCTGACGCTCGTTTCGAACGCCCCGGAATACCTCGATGCCCTGGCGCCGCTGCTCGAGACGCCCTACTGGAGCCGGATTTTCCGGGCCATTTGAAGGCGGGCTACCCCGCCGAACGCCGCTGTGCCGCCTCGGTGCCGAGTTCGCTCTCGATATAG
- a CDS encoding acyl--CoA ligase has translation MSNTVTELIEAGAAEAPALGAPGRPELDYAGLRKLAAEVRGALNAAGIGRGDRLTMVLPNGPEMAAAFVAVAGAATTAPLNPAYTADEFAFYLDDLEARALLVEAGSESPALQVAAERRIPIIELRPQEGPAGRFTLSSATGGEAAKPGPAGPDDVALVLHTSGTTSRPKLVPLSQRNVSASAGHIGATLGLGPDDRCLNVMPLFHIHGLMAALLASLGAGASVHCAPGFNALSFFAWLAEVEATWYSAVPAMHQAILARAGRNREIIAAHRLRFVRSSSSSLPPQVLAELSAAFACPVVEAYGMTEAAHQMASNPVDRDRVKPGTVGLAAGPEVALMDAAGELLEAGQTGEIVIRGANVTAGYVANPKANAEAFTNGWFRTGDQGWIDADGYLTISGRLKEIINRGGEKISPREVDEVLMDHPAVAQAVAFALPHDKLGEEVAAAVVLDEGATAIEAELRDFVAGRLAAFKVPKRIVLLDEIPKGPTGKLQRIGLAGVLGMTEKD, from the coding sequence ATGTCGAATACCGTCACCGAATTGATCGAGGCCGGAGCCGCCGAGGCCCCGGCGCTGGGCGCCCCGGGGCGGCCGGAGCTCGACTACGCCGGGCTGAGAAAGTTGGCCGCCGAGGTGCGCGGCGCCCTCAACGCCGCCGGCATCGGGCGGGGCGACCGCCTCACCATGGTGCTGCCCAACGGCCCCGAGATGGCCGCCGCCTTCGTCGCCGTGGCCGGCGCCGCCACCACGGCGCCGCTCAACCCGGCCTACACGGCCGACGAGTTCGCCTTCTATCTCGACGATCTGGAAGCCCGGGCGCTGCTGGTGGAGGCGGGTTCCGAGAGCCCGGCCCTGCAGGTTGCGGCCGAGCGCCGGATTCCGATCATCGAACTCCGGCCGCAAGAGGGGCCGGCGGGACGCTTCACGCTTTCTTCCGCAACCGGCGGCGAGGCTGCCAAGCCGGGCCCCGCCGGGCCCGACGACGTGGCCCTGGTGCTGCACACTTCGGGCACCACCTCGCGGCCCAAGCTGGTGCCGCTGAGCCAGCGGAACGTTTCAGCCTCGGCCGGCCACATCGGCGCCACCCTGGGGCTGGGTCCGGACGACCGCTGCCTCAACGTGATGCCGCTTTTCCACATCCATGGCCTGATGGCGGCGCTCTTGGCCAGCCTCGGCGCCGGCGCCTCGGTGCATTGTGCGCCGGGCTTCAACGCGCTCAGCTTTTTCGCCTGGCTGGCCGAGGTCGAAGCCACCTGGTACAGCGCCGTGCCTGCCATGCACCAAGCCATCCTGGCTCGGGCCGGGCGCAACCGCGAGATCATCGCCGCCCACCGCTTGCGCTTCGTGCGCTCCTCGAGCTCATCGCTGCCGCCGCAGGTGCTGGCCGAGTTGAGCGCCGCTTTCGCTTGCCCGGTGGTCGAGGCCTACGGCATGACCGAGGCGGCCCACCAGATGGCCTCGAACCCGGTCGACCGGGACCGCGTCAAACCCGGAACGGTGGGGCTGGCGGCGGGACCGGAAGTGGCCCTGATGGACGCCGCCGGCGAGCTGCTGGAGGCGGGCCAGACCGGCGAAATCGTCATCCGCGGGGCCAACGTCACGGCTGGCTACGTGGCCAATCCCAAGGCCAACGCCGAGGCCTTCACGAACGGCTGGTTCCGCACCGGCGACCAGGGCTGGATCGACGCGGACGGCTATCTCACCATCTCGGGCCGGCTCAAGGAGATCATCAACCGGGGCGGCGAAAAAATCTCGCCGCGCGAGGTCGACGAGGTGCTGATGGACCACCCGGCGGTGGCCCAGGCGGTGGCCTTTGCGCTGCCCCACGACAAATTGGGCGAGGAAGTGGCGGCAGCGGTGGTGCTGGACGAAGGCGCAACGGCCATTGAGGCGGAGCTGCGCGACTTCGTGGCCGGGCGGCTGGCCGCCTTCAAGGTGCCGAAACGGATCGTGCTGCTTGACGAGATCCCCAAGGGCCCGACCGGCAAGCTGCAGCGCATCGGCCTGGCCGGCGTGCTGGGCATGACGGAGAAGGATTGA